The following coding sequences are from one uncultured Bacteroides sp. window:
- a CDS encoding HU family DNA-binding protein, whose product MPINYVVRKKVDKSGEKEKVLYYAAPKALQRNAANSLKIANKMAERSALTNGDALSALTQLPDVIASLLKDGQNVTIKGLGTFYAGVSSEGMENPEECTVKKVWVTRVCFKADPNFARSVKGAGFVCMDRKINKEAEDEEK is encoded by the coding sequence ATGCCAATTAATTATGTTGTAAGAAAGAAAGTTGATAAGTCAGGGGAGAAAGAGAAAGTTTTATATTATGCTGCTCCTAAAGCTTTGCAGAGAAATGCAGCGAACTCCCTCAAAATAGCAAATAAGATGGCTGAGAGAAGTGCGTTGACAAATGGAGATGCTTTGTCTGCATTAACACAATTGCCTGATGTGATCGCTTCATTGCTTAAGGATGGTCAGAATGTGACTATTAAAGGTTTAGGTACTTTCTATGCGGGCGTTAGTAGTGAGGGGATGGAAAACCCGGAAGAATGCACGGTAAAAAAGGTTTGGGTTACTCGTGTTTGCTTTAAGGCTGACCCTAATTTTGCGAGAAGCGTAAAAGGGGCAGGTTTCGTATGCATGGATCGAAAGATTAATAAAGAAGCCGAGGACGAAGAGAAATAA
- a CDS encoding thioredoxin family protein → MKRSVLLIAFVFAAVAGVSAQGYKVGDVATDFKLKNVDNKMVSLADFPTAKGFIVVFTCNHCPYAKAYEQRIVALDKKYKAKGYPVIAINPNDPAALPADSFEEMQKRAKEAGFTFPYLFDDGQKVYPVYGATRTPHVFLLQKTKKGNIVRYIGAIDDNYEDASAVKTPYLANAVDALLSGKKVSPDFTKAIGCGIKSK, encoded by the coding sequence ATGAAACGTAGTGTTCTTTTAATAGCATTTGTTTTTGCCGCTGTTGCGGGTGTTTCCGCTCAGGGTTATAAAGTGGGCGATGTAGCTACTGACTTTAAATTAAAGAATGTGGATAATAAGATGGTTTCTTTAGCCGATTTTCCAACGGCAAAAGGATTCATTGTAGTGTTTACTTGCAATCATTGCCCTTATGCTAAAGCTTATGAGCAAAGAATTGTGGCTTTGGATAAGAAATATAAGGCGAAAGGATATCCCGTAATCGCTATCAACCCTAATGACCCGGCTGCACTGCCTGCCGATAGTTTTGAAGAGATGCAGAAGCGTGCTAAGGAGGCTGGATTTACTTTCCCATATCTGTTTGATGACGGCCAAAAGGTCTATCCCGTTTATGGGGCGACTCGTACTCCGCATGTTTTCTTGTTGCAGAAAACTAAAAAAGGAAACATCGTTCGCTATATCGGAGCCATTGATGACAATTATGAAGATGCTTCTGCGGTAAAAACTCCTTATTTAGCAAATGCGGTAGATGCTTTGTTGAGCGGTAAGAAGGTAAGCCCTGATTTCACCAAGGCTATAGGTTGCGGTATTAAATCTAAATAG
- a CDS encoding TlpA disulfide reductase family protein has translation MKQSIIPLFVLLCLTLPVSIKAQQVVKFEGVEVPVYNYSQLEPMLHPKADNDTTYIFNFWATYCIPCIKELPFFDQIGKEYASKKVKVVLISMDFKSKINSQVIPFMKKRKVQSSVVLLSDPDANSWINKVDPTWSGALPATLIVKGDKREFHEKSFTYDELQVLTTKFLKQ, from the coding sequence ATGAAACAGTCTATAATACCTCTCTTTGTATTGCTATGCCTTACTTTGCCCGTTAGTATCAAGGCCCAGCAAGTCGTTAAATTTGAAGGTGTAGAAGTCCCGGTTTACAATTATTCTCAATTGGAACCTATGCTGCATCCCAAAGCGGATAATGATACAACCTATATATTCAACTTTTGGGCTACTTATTGCATCCCTTGCATCAAAGAGTTGCCTTTTTTTGATCAAATAGGCAAAGAATATGCTTCTAAAAAAGTAAAAGTAGTCCTTATTAGTATGGACTTCAAATCAAAGATAAACTCTCAGGTTATTCCTTTTATGAAAAAGAGAAAGGTGCAATCTTCTGTGGTTCTGCTAAGCGACCCAGATGCTAATAGTTGGATTAACAAGGTCGATCCTACTTGGAGCGGTGCATTGCCTGCCACACTTATTGTGAAAGGCGATAAAAGAGAGTTTCACGAGAAATCATTTACATATGATGAACTTCAAGTATTAACAACTAAATTTTTAAAACAATGA
- the queG gene encoding tRNA epoxyqueuosine(34) reductase QueG has translation MSSQKEYADQIKAEALRLGFSACGIAPAEPITPEAEKHFREWLSTGHHGDMAYMANNVEKRCDPRLLVEGTRSIVSVALNYYPQEQLADDQYQFAWYAYGKDYHDIMRAKMNTLFAYIDEHITPVNGRVFCDTAPVLDRYWAWRAGLGWIGKNTQLIIPFAGSSFFLGELFLDIDLAYDIPQRNRCGNCTRCQQACPTQAFEAPYKLNANKCISYLTIENRGDIPSQYASKLGNRIYGCDECQRVCPWTNCATPCSTPELQPTPEFMRMTKNDWHALTEEQYRILFKGSAVKRAKYSGLQRNIDAAESFDK, from the coding sequence ATGAGTTCTCAAAAAGAATATGCTGATCAGATAAAAGCCGAAGCCTTGCGCCTCGGCTTTTCTGCCTGTGGCATAGCTCCTGCGGAACCTATAACCCCTGAAGCAGAGAAACATTTTAGGGAGTGGCTTTCTACCGGTCATCATGGAGATATGGCTTATATGGCTAACAATGTAGAGAAACGTTGTGATCCTCGTTTGTTGGTGGAAGGCACTCGTAGCATCGTTTCTGTTGCGTTGAATTATTATCCTCAAGAGCAACTTGCTGATGATCAGTACCAGTTTGCTTGGTATGCTTACGGTAAAGATTATCATGACATTATGAGGGCAAAGATGAATACACTCTTTGCTTATATTGATGAGCACATTACTCCTGTTAATGGTCGTGTGTTTTGCGATACCGCACCTGTACTCGATCGCTATTGGGCTTGGCGTGCAGGACTTGGTTGGATCGGTAAGAATACCCAATTGATTATCCCTTTTGCCGGATCTTCGTTCTTTTTAGGTGAATTGTTTCTCGATATAGATCTTGCTTATGATATTCCGCAGAGAAATCGTTGTGGCAACTGTACCCGATGTCAACAAGCCTGTCCTACACAAGCTTTTGAAGCCCCTTATAAACTTAATGCCAACAAATGTATCTCTTATCTTACTATTGAAAACCGTGGTGACATTCCATCTCAGTATGCCTCTAAGTTAGGAAATCGAATCTATGGCTGTGACGAGTGTCAGCGTGTTTGTCCTTGGACCAATTGCGCTACTCCTTGTAGCACACCTGAGTTACAACCTACTCCGGAATTTATGCGGATGACTAAAAACGATTGGCATGCACTCACCGAAGAGCAATATCGTATTCTCTTTAAGGGTAGTGCGGTGAAAAGAGCCAAATATTCAGGCTTACAAAGAAACATTGATGCAGCAGAGTCTTTTGATAAATAA
- a CDS encoding polysaccharide deacetylase family protein, with protein sequence MFIEQPPQFFRALYPTALWRMDPAEKAVYLTFDDGPIPEVTPWVLDLLDKYNIKATFFMVGDNIRKHPEEFQMVVERGHRVGNHTFNHIRGFEYLAKKYMTNVEKANEVMHTDLFRPPHGHMTWMQYFLLKQRYKIVMWDLVTRDYSKKLRGPQVLANVMRYARNGSIITFHDSVKSWNNIQYALPRSIEFLLEEGYEFKLL encoded by the coding sequence ATGTTTATAGAGCAACCACCGCAATTTTTTCGGGCTCTATACCCAACTGCTTTATGGCGAATGGATCCGGCAGAAAAGGCTGTGTATCTAACCTTTGATGACGGACCCATTCCTGAAGTAACCCCCTGGGTGCTCGACCTTTTAGATAAATATAATATTAAAGCAACTTTCTTCATGGTGGGTGATAACATACGTAAACACCCTGAAGAGTTCCAAATGGTAGTAGAACGAGGGCATCGTGTGGGAAACCATACTTTTAATCATATCCGTGGTTTTGAATATTTGGCAAAAAAATACATGACCAATGTGGAGAAAGCAAATGAAGTGATGCATACAGATCTTTTTCGCCCTCCTCATGGTCACATGACCTGGATGCAGTATTTTTTGTTGAAACAGCGTTATAAAATAGTGATGTGGGATTTGGTTACACGTGATTATAGCAAGAAACTTCGAGGTCCGCAAGTACTAGCTAACGTTATGAGATATGCTCGTAATGGTTCTATCATTACTTTTCATGATTCTGTGAAATCGTGGAATAATATACAGTATGCTTTGCCTCGTTCGATTGAATTTCTATTAGAAGAGGGTTACGAATTTAAACTGTTATAA